The nucleotide sequence TTGACATTCCTCAGTCCACTCAAATTAGTTTTGTTTTTCAACACTGAAAAGAACTTAAAACTCTTCTCcgaagatttagaaataaatcTTCCCAATGTTGTTATCCTACCTGTCAacctctgcacttcttttttGCTCGTGAGTATGTCCGGTATTTCTTCAATGGCTTTGATATGCAGGGTTTACTTCTATTCCTCGGTTAGAAACAAGGaaacctaaaaacttacctgaagacacgccaaatgcacacttttcgggatttaacttcatattgaaTTTGCGAAGAATGTAAAATGTATCTGACAAATGTTGGATGTGATCCCCCGCCTTTGTTGACTTGACTAGCATGCCATCGATTtagacttccatagtttttcccaggtgttcttgaaacattttcgTTACTAACCTCTGGTacgtggctccagcattctttagaccgaaaggtatgactttataacagtaagtccccctatctgtaataaaggaagttttttcatCATCtaaaggatctatttttatctgattatatcctgaatagacatctaaaaaactcaacaattcatgtcctgcagtagcatcaattagttgatctatgtgcggtaaaggaaaagaatctttagggcaagctttattcaagtcagtataatctacacaaactcgtcATTTGACATTCTTTTTTGGTACCACTATAGTATTAGCTATCCAATTAGGATATTTTTTTTACTGCTCGGATAGACCCGAATTTTAAAAACTTTTGTacctcatcctgaatcacctggtttttGAAGGATCCTTGCTCCCTTTTCTTCTGTTTGACAGGTGAGTATGTTGGATCTTCATTTAGCTTATgggtcatcacctccggtggtatacctgtcatatttgaatgcgaccaagcaaaacagtctgCGCTAGCttttaagaatttaattattttaccttTCATTTCTGTGCTCAGGTTGGTTCCACTGTAAACTTTTCTATCTGGCCAATGTATAAACATCACCACTGCTTTgagttcttcaattgttgttttgatgttttcattctCTTCTGGCTTTTGAATGATATCAGGCCTTGAATCTATATCCATTTGCCCATCCctagttgaggtttgtgttgctAAATCATCAACTAAATTCTGTAATTGTTATTTTTTGTCTGCAACATTTTTTTTTATGCTTGAATCTACCACTGAATTGATACTTCTAGAAGCCTGCTGATCACCACGTATTTGTCTAATTCCCCATTGTGAAGGGAACTTAATAACCTGATGTAAAGTAGACGGAACAACATCTATAGCAtcaatccaaggtctgccgagaaTCATATTATATGCCATGTCCGTATCTATCACCTGAAATTTCATatctttgacaactccttctgcgaatgtggtgagcactatttccctttttctttactTACCCTTCTCACTAAACAAATCGGTTAAATAACCTTGTTTTAACAAATGCTCTAACTCACCTTGTAGCACTCTGTTATATGCTATTTTATAACCGTGGTCACTATGAAACTCGCACTGGAAATCGGAATTTCTTCTGCTAGAGTTAGAactcatttcttttggccaccGCACCTTATCTCTCATACTTCTTAAAACAATTATCAACTCAGAAGTGCTAACATTGAAACTGTAATCACCAATATTTGCCTTCGTATTAACATTGTTATCCCACATATCTCGCTCCTTTCCAAACTTGGATGATGATCCCGCATCTCTGTCTCTTGATCTAGAATCGCACCTCGTGTTTTCTTGTTTAGAACGTGAATCTCGTCCTGCTAGTCCCATGTAAGGTCCGTACTTGTTCAAACCGGACCTTTTTCAGTTTCTGGTCGCCTCAAACTTGTTCTTTCATCTCCCCGTGAATGAGTGATAGTATCTTTCTCTATCCGCAGCTTCGTGCTAtatctgttgtaaacatcatttcaagttttagcaggGAATTCTCGTAAGctttccttgagtctcctcgtGGCTTCTAAGCTTTTTTATTTAAGTTACTTGCAAACGCCATGGCCgcccaattatcaggtacacGCGGTAACAtctccttgttttattttgaagatgtcttccatcctcttttcaactttttgagctcctGAGTGCgcttttataaatgaatctgcaagctcaacaaaagaatcaatagaatttttcaataaaagagaataccatgttagtgcTCCTTTTGTGAGTATTTTGCCAAATCTTTTGACCAACACCGactcaatttcttgcttggtTAAATCATTGCCTTTCACGCCATTTGTAAATGCAGATACATGATCTCGTGGGTCAGTTGTTCCATCATACTTCAAAATATCGGGCATCTTAAACTCTTTTGGAATCGGCAAGGGAGCGGCACTTTGCTTCCAGGGCTGTTGtgaatatttatcaatatccacTCCTTTAATCACGGGTGGCACTCCAggtatttgttctatgcgatcattctgctccttgagctgtttctgcaaagttagtactaaaCTTTGTAAATTAGAATTATTTGGGGTACCTGACCTTCCATCGCGAGATTCGCTGGGAGTTCCTCCACTGTCTGAATTAGCAAGTCCCGAACGTGGGTTTTCTATGGTTGTAGTGTTGTTTGGAGGTAGAGTTGGTGGTACAATTGGTAATCCACTAACGAAAGCTTGAAGGGCATTGTTGACGTGTTTTGCAATTAGCTTTTTCAATGCATCTTCAGCAGTTTGATCGTCCCGTTACTGATTATTCGTGTGATGTTGATCTTTGAGGTGACCTTTCTCGAGAGTTTTGGGGAGAATTTTGGGGTGAAGAGATTGGAGTTTCACCCTTTTGTTGGTTTAGTTAATTCAGTTGGTTTTGTTGGTTGTTGTCGTTGACAGTCAACATGGTTGTTTGACAGAAAAATGAATTTAGAAAGTGAAacgattatcagattcccggtaacggaaccaatttgtttaactaaAAATATATCTTTCGGTCAAAAGCTATTTTTAGAAGAAAACGGGCTTCTGATAACCAAGTTTTGCCTCACTTTCTCAATGATAtcgaagaaaaagaacaagaataaataaggaaataattgATTGCAAAGTCAATATAGAGAATTTCGAGAAAAGCAGAAAAGTAAAGTAAATATATTCCAATATTGTCTTAGTTGATCTTGTAAGTGAAATTCTCTCCCCTTATATAAAGGTTTACACATATAACGTTTCTTTCCATTTATGGCTAAATCATTACGAGCTTTAATGACATTTATGATCCGTTATAATTGATAATTGTAACTGTCCACGAGATTCTATAACGATTCTGATTCCCCTCCTCATTAATTGAAGGTTCATGAATCTTCCCTTTTTATTGTCTTGATTCAGTCTTTACTAGTTGTTAGACTCGGTACTACCTCGTGGGTGTTTCCCTCCCGTGCCTTTTCTTATTCTATCAAATAAGACTGCCACGTGTTGCTATATCATTGCTCTTACGTGTTATGCCATGTCAGCAGTATAATATTCCACGTGTAGCTTTTTTTACCACCAATACAGTTAGATTATGTTCGATAATTACTTTCTCTACCTAAATTTTTTAAGTCTTGTTTTTTGACAAACACTTTTGAAGCTTGTAAGCACACAACTAACTTGCTCTCTTCATCTGTTTTTAAGTACAAGCAATGAGTCAAGGGTTTATCAAAAACAAACTCTCCACCTTTATAAGGTAGATGTAAGGTCTACATACACATTACTCTCCGAAGACTCCACTTGTgggtttgtttttgttgttgtctACAAGCATTAATTCAAGATCAGTtcaaaaacaagaatcaaatgcTTACATTTTACAAGAAGTTTTTCAAGAAATCTATGTACTCCCAGCTTCCTCATCTTGGTTTTGGAGATTCATTAATCCTTTTTCCAACCAAATTGCAGTTTCTCTAGAAGAAACAGCTTCTTCTCCAAATGGTTTTAGCACACCAGCTAATTCTTCTATCTTTTCATGCTTAAGTAACTCTGCGCAAAGTTCAAGTAATGACTCTAGTGCTTCTGCCCTTTCATTGCTCATACTAATTCCCACATTGTTGTTCCCTTGTAACAAATTCAGTGCAGCCATTACTGATGTCTCACTCGCTGCACGTTTATGACCATCGTGTTTTTCTGTATCCCGATGTGATCAATGTCTTTTGCTGCAACTTCATTATATGATTTTGGTATTCCTGGTTTCTTcaatgtgcatttatttgctcttCTGGTTGAGAATTTGCAACTTTCTTGCCCTCAATTGGCCTATGATCAGTTGGTTTATGATTTTCTTGATCTGTTACTTCTATTGTATTATCAGCAGCCTCAAGTGTAAATTCTTTTGGATCAGCTTCTTGTTGATCAGTCAAAGTACTTCTTGTGGAGCTTCTTGAATTACTACTTCCACTTTTTTTGACAGATATGTTTTTTATTCTTTCACTCTCCATATTAGGTGATTCACATTTGCTATTCATCCCTTTGAGTTCAGCAACCTTGTCCTGTTTTTTCGCTTGTGTGATTTCCTTCGGTAGCCTTGTGTCTTTTCCTAATGTAGGCTTGGAATTTGACTCATGAGTTTGTTCAGGCTTCTGTTTTGGTTCCTTTTTAGAAAATACTGGTATGAATGCAGGTGGCGAATTCCGGCATTTAGCAAGGTATGGTTGTAAATGTGGATGCCTCAACAATTCTGCAGCCTAAAGCGTTCAACATCAATAGCATTAAAAGGCAGCCCTGGTtcactaagctctcgctatgcaCGGGATCCGGGAAGGGACCCAGGTAAAAAGCTATTCTCAATCCTTTATATATAATGGCAAATACTAAATATTCAAGTTATAAGTTCTTGAAGCTTCACAAGAAATGAAACATAAATGTAGCATGGACTATGTTTGGTTCATTTAAAAATACCATAAGACGGGGAGAGTTGTCTCAGCGTGACCTATAAGTCACGGGTTTGAGCTATAGAATCAGCTACTGatacttgcattagggtaggttaCCTACGTCACACCCCCTTGGGCTGCGGCCTTTCCCCGGACCCTAGACCCTGCATAACACGGGATGATTTGTACACCGGGCTGCCTTTTTTTATAGGACAGAGAGAGTTAAGAGAGATCAGAGAATTTACTCAGTAACATTGGCATTAACTTACTAAACTAAAAATCATTTTGCTCAAGCAAAGCTTTTAACTGATGTAAGAAAGATCATGGTGAACACCAATAAATGGAGGGTTAATACATGTACATAATCAGTAAAATTAATTCAAGGGCTCAACCAACATCTTCATTGTAGTTCTTCCTAATGATCTTAAAGTGTGTATTCCATACTCTAAATCTGAATCACATGTTATTGCAATCCAGTCATTGTCTTCATCTTCATACTTGATAGAACAACTTCCTATAGGAATTCTCAATCTCTTTTTGATTTCTGCTTCTAAATCGATTTTCCCCGATGAAAGAGACAGTGGAAACTTTACAGTCACATCTTTGCAAGTTACCTTTACGCTCATGGCGTTGTCACTCTGAAATGCAGCCGTAGGTTTCTTCCTCTGATCAGTCAATGTAGCATGTGGCTGCAGGTCTTCTTGACTGGAATTCACTGACTGTTTTTCAACTCCTTTTACTGGTTTGCTTTCAGAAACAGAACATACGTCAGTTGCAGACTTACAGCGTGGCCACCTGTAAATGTCGTTGTCTCTACACATGCGCTTCAAGGTAGTTCGAGCAACTGCAAGAAAAAATTACAACGGGACGATCTTACTCATGTTGCATCAAACGTGGTGAATGTGCATGAAGTTGCGAAATGCCTATATTGATAAGATTATGCTTACCTCCTAAATCTTTTGCAGCATCAGAAAGTTTCTTTCCAAATTGTTCTTCTAGAACGCTACGACTAATACCATACTCCTTTTCTATCCTCTTTATCCTTTTATGTTTCTCTGGGCAATTATGGGAATTTGTACTCTCTTTGACATGCAGAGAATGCCTTTGTTTGTCCGCTACATCAGCTGCCTCCCCTCTCTGTTGATATGCTAAATCTGGCTGTGTAGTTTCTCCTTTGTCCTTTGACTGAAGATTCATTCGAGCATCCCATCCATAATCTACAGTTATAATTTCTTCAAAATCAGATGAACTCAAAGGATCAATATCAGATAGTTGATTGAGGGTGTCATATTTTACCATCAAAGGAAGTTGATGCTGACCTATGTCAAAGTACTCGAGTTCTTCATCAAGAGAAGCTTCAATAATAGACAAGTTTTTTTGCAAATTTTGCTCTGGATCAACAATAAATGTTGCAAATATGTCTGAATCAGTATAGGAAACTTCATTCTCcttgaaatttaaaaaattccTTTCTTTGTCCACCGCATCAGCTTCCTCAACTCCTTGTTGGTGTGCTGAATTTAGCAGTACAGATTCTTCTTTATTCTCTAATTCCAAAATCTTTTGAGAAATAGCAATACCATGTATACCAGGAGTATCCTTTGTAGTTTCCATGGAATGAGCTGCTATATCAGTTGAACTCGAAGATCCTAAATCAGCGGATTCTTGATTCAAGGAATCAAAATGCATCACTTTTTTGTTTCCCTTTGGTTCAATCACTGGTTGTGGTTGGCTTATCTCAAAGAAATCAAGCCCATCAACAAGAGCAGTTCCGATAACCTCAACAAAAAAGCTTGGTCCTGAATCTAGAGAAAAGCTTGGAAGTTGTTCTCCAATTGTGGCTAATAGCTTGCTCAAGAAACTTTGCGGATTTCCATCGAGTGTCTCATCACGAGGTAAAAAGAATTCTAGTACCATGCGGCTTGCATTCTTCAGTCTCACAAAAATTGCAAAACAGGCGGTAAATCTAGCAGAGCGTGCAATTGGTACTAAGGGGTAAAAATCTATGCTTAATTGAGTTATATCTCTGCAAAAGCATGAACCCTTTGATGAAAACACTTTTCCAACCAATCCTTGCCCAGTCCGTACATGATGTAGGTCACTAACAGCCAAAAATTCAAGAGATGTTATCTCTTCACTGCAATACTTTGTTGGGGCCGAGGTGATCAACATTTCTGTTCTACTTGAATCAAGCACAGGAATCCAAGTTTGAGCAAAGAGTAACTTGTGAGTCTTACATGTTACTTCCAAAACCTCCTTTACTTTAGCGAGTTCTTGCTCCGATACTTCTTGTATCTGCTTTGAGTAAATTAAATTACATCAACGGAATGGAGAAAGGGAGAAAAAGAGATTGAAGGGCTACATGCATTGTTCAAGATAAATGTTTAACGTGgggaattcttttttttttttcccttaTAAAAAATGCCTAATGAGTGAACTTTACCTCTTGAGGGCATGCTAACCATGAAGGAATGAGAGCCAGACCCATTGTCTGCAAATAACATAAGTTTCAGGGCAGTAGAAAATATAACAAACAGCAAACTAGGCTGTAAACTATAGAGGAAATCTAACTTCAAGGAAGCATCTGATACAAGTTTAGACATTCAATTATGTGGAGAATGTTTCCAAGTTGTTTGGGACTGAGCCATAGTtgtagttgttattgttgttgatgagCAATCCGACGGGGATAGAAGATTAAGAACTTTAATTTTATGAGAAACCAACTACAATGATTTCTGATCCATGACACATTGTTGTTTGATTGTGTGAAAATAGTCATTTCATTCAGGACATCTCTCGTTACACCATCCAATGCTAAACAAATTAACATTTAGAAGGTCCATTTGATGTATCTcaagccttaccctgcatttctgcaagaggctgtttccaggctTGAAcacgtgacctcctggtcacatggcaacaactttaccaattacgccaaggctccccttcttaAATTCTTGAAATGTTTCACTTTCAAGTTGGTAATCAAAGTTTTCGAGgttatcaaaattttcacttggCCAAGTTACTTGATTTAGTAAAATCTTGAAACTTCACTTATTTAATTGAAATCTGAGTGAAATTAACTCCAACATGCATGTTGTGTGACATCTGCTTAATCTGAGTGATGTTAACTCCAACATGCATGTTGTGTGACATCTGTTTACCAAAGTTTTTCAGTACTCGCAGAATTACTTGAGAACATTGCATTTATTGTCGTCCTGCTTTGTTGAAAATAGTTGACCACAACCTAAGAAAACCCATAAAAATAGACCATATCCAACAAGTTCCTGGGATGCCTAGTCCTCCACATTGGATACATAACAAAAGTTTCCACTATTGGTTGTAGCAGGTCGACTGTCTTATTTACCGAGTAACTAGTTCCAGTTATTACGGAGAGTTAGCCGTACTTATCTTTTAAGTGACCAAACATATAGAGTTCCTTCAATAAAGTCGGTGTATAAGAGTTAAACTCTAAAAAAAGTAGGGGCGCATAGGATATACCTTAAGTATTCTGTGATTGTTGATGAAACGGTCTAAGATAGAGCAAATATCAAGACCTTCATTTGCGTCGAATGCATATTCGAGTACGCCAATGCAACGGTCCCCTGAACCCTCAAACACAGGCACAGTCCAATAGCTACCTACTCCCAGACACATTGCAAAATTGCGCAAAGGGTATTCGCCCATGTAATAGTATCTGACATGAGGGCTGAATTCAGGCATTCCACTTCTGAAGACGCGTGCTGGACGGCCATGGACATGGATGCGTTTAGCTGCAGTAATATCTGTGGTGTCGACTGAAGCTATAGTATGGAGACATACACGCCTGTACGCCCACAGACCCTCGTGAATCTTGCCATTAAGAGCAAAAGGTTGGTCTGCTGTGGTTAAAAAAGTCTGGCCACCATTAATCCTTATAGGTGCCCAAAATTGAATCAAACAAGTTCCTTGAACATCAAGAAGCTCGACTAGATTCTTGGTTGTCAATCTGTTTATTTGACTGTCACCATTTGTATCAGTGTGAGTAGAATCTCCTATCCAATGAAAAAAGTTGGACAACATTGATGTCAAAGAATTTCAaaacaacacaacaataacaactattACGCCGCAATCCAAGCAAGTTGGGCAATAGGAATCTCCATTTGCTCCATTTAATCTCATCTTAATTAGACCAATATCatagaaaatgaaaatagaatGTACTCTCTTTGTCCCATTTTACGTGGCATACTTTCCTTTTTAGGCTatccaaaaagaatgatactTTTATATATTTACAAACAATTCAACTTTTGACGAAGTAGCGAGTTAAATGAGAGGCTATAGTCAAAGGCGAGTGGCAGCATTCATGAGTCGCTAGCTTAACTGTCCCTCGGAGACAGGCAGCGATGTAGCTATATAGAGTGAAGGGTGTTAAGTTCATCGAAAAAATTATACTGAGTATATAGAAAATTATACTATGTATACatatcaaaaattattttttgtacatATATATTAAACCTTGAACACCCTTTTCAAAATTCCTAGTTTCGCCACCCGAGGCAGGTTCCAGATGAGTCGCTAGTTTAACTATCCCTCGGAGACAGGCAGTGGTGTAGCCACATAGAGTGAAGGGTGTTCAGTCGAACATCCTTCATCGAAAAAATTATACTGAGTATATAGAAAATTATACTCCCTCCctccgttctaatttatgtgagCATGTTTGACTgtgcacgaagtttaagaaaaaatgaccACTTTTAGGatttgtgatcctaaacaagtcaaaaagggcccagagtatttgcgtggttataaaagcttctcattaaggatagaattgtaagtttaagtaaaattgttattaaatttagaaaggggtcattctttttagaacggaccaaaaagaaaataggttcacctAGAGTGGAACAGAGGAAGTACTATGTATACATATCAAAAATTACTTTCTGTACATATATATTAAACCTTGGACACCCTTTTCAAGatttctggcttcgccactgaGGCAGGGTCGGGAAGTACTTCTCATTTTACCCGTAGGAAAATGATTTACAGTCATACAAACGTCTATAAAATTGTTTTCAAACAGTGTCACATAAATTGATGAAAAGCGAAAACCCAAAAACAAAAAACCCCACATGCACAAAACAAAGAGATAGAAGAACTCACTGAGAAATTGGAAGAGAGATTTAATATGGTTCAGCTCCTCCCCATTACGATTAGTCCAGAAAACCCACCTATTAATTCCATCACCTTCTTTTCTGTAAGAAAATTTGAGTTCAACAGGCATTATCAAAAAACTTAATTATCAGCAGCAGAAAGAAATCAAGACTGATGAATTAAAAGAACGCAAAATTTGTAGTTTTTTGTGTGTAGTCCACATAGATTAGTGCTGTGCTGTATTAATTTTCTTTATTACTTACCTTGCTCAAATGATCCAAAAGGTCAAAGTATACTGTGAGCTGTATCGTCTGAGTAAAGGAGGATATCACGTGGATTTCCACTTCTGCTTTTCGACTCAGATATTGTTGGATGCTGGGATTATTTTATACCGCCACTTTCCTTTGACTGAGAATGATTGTCATTTTATGGTTTCAGTTTGTAAATATGCTCATGcacatatataacttaaattcatttctcttatatgaaaaattaaattatgatggatatttacttttttttattatttttatttttttatgccCATATAAAGATCTTGTAATAGATAAAAAGAACAAACAGTTAGAAGAAGAAAATGTCTTACTTCTTTTTATCTCTATTTcttattcatgttttactaaattgcttttatttcataatataTTAACAGTACCAATTTGCTTCTACACAAGTCCGATCCGACATACACTAGCTAAATTGATTTTATTACGTCTGGAGATTTTTCTTTTTCCCAAAATTGATTGCTAAtctgcacacatatatatatcgaTTAATTTAGATGTTACCATTCTTTAAATATTTTCAACCAATCAATTCTATGCTTATGTAAGCTTCATTACATGGACTTAATTATTCTGGTAACCACATAAAGGTGATGCATCCTTATAATTTGTCGTTTAAGACATTATGCAGTTATTTTTCTAAGTATGATGCCAacaagttttaaaataattatagattgacattttattcaaattttaaaaatatatactgATGTCAAATTTAGATTGTAAGATCATTATAAAATTGTTATTAAgatattaaaagaaaatatagaatACGTATATTAAATCATTCTGTAACAAAACTTTGCCATAATTACAGCTGAGCTTTACCtctctttttgtttatttttctcttaattaaaTTAAGAATTTGCCACAACTGAAATTATCcgttaattttatttattcaaaAATTTGTTGAAGTCTGTTTATATAAATATGAATACCATATTACAtggcttattttatttttttcttgtttcatAATTATCCAAATTGCTTCTAATTAATCTATTTTTTAATGATAGTTTTCATTATGTcgaatttatcaaaacttgaatttgtggcacttgacatcttcagaaagaattatttatcatgggtccttgatgctgaaattcaccttgctGCAAAAGCTCTTGAAAATACTACTCCCTCCgctccaatttatgtgaacctgtttgactgggcacgaagtttaagtaaaaaatgaagacttttggaatttgtggtcttaaacaagttcaaatggggcccagagtatttgtatggttataaaagtttctcattaagggtaaagttgtaactttaagctaaattattaccaaatttagaaagggttcattctttttggaacggaccaaaaaggaaataggttcacataaactggaacagagggagtattatACAAGGAACTAAAGCACTAGGCCAGGATAAAGTAAATGCTATGATCTTCCTTCGTCATCAATCATCTCGATGAAGGGTTAAAGACTGAATACTTAACCTTAAAAGATCCATTTGAATTATGGAGCAGTTTGAAGGAACGCCATCTTAAGGCAACGGTATTGCCAATAGCTCGATATGAATGGATTCACTTACGGTTACAAGATTTTAAAACTGTAAGTGAATATAATTCAGTTGTATTCA is from Nicotiana tabacum cultivar K326 chromosome 18, ASM71507v2, whole genome shotgun sequence and encodes:
- the LOC107766339 gene encoding protein NLP7 isoform X1, with the protein product MPVELKFSYRKEGDGINRWVFWTNRNGEELNHIKSLFQFLRDSTHTDTNGDSQINRLTTKNLVELLDVQGTCLIQFWAPIRINGGQTFLTTADQPFALNGKIHEGLWAYRRVCLHTIASVDTTDITAAKRIHVHGRPARVFRSGMPEFSPHVRYYYMGEYPLRNFAMCLGVGSYWTVPVFEGSGDRCIGVLEYAFDANEGLDICSILDRFINNHRILKTMGLALIPSWLACPQEIQEVSEQELAKVKEVLEVTCKTHKLLFAQTWIPVLDSSRTEMLITSAPTKYCSEEITSLEFLAVSDLHHVRTGQGLVGKVFSSKGSCFCRDITQLSIDFYPLVPIARSARFTACFAIFVRLKNASRMVLEFFLPRDETLDGNPQSFLSKLLATIGEQLPSFSLDSGPSFFVEVIGTALVDGLDFFEISQPQPVIEPKGNKKVMHFDSLNQESADLGSSSSTDIAAHSMETTKDTPGIHGIAISQKILELENKEESVLLNSAHQQGVEEADAVDKERNFLNFKENEVSYTDSDIFATFIVDPEQNLQKNLSIIEASLDEELEYFDIGQHQLPLMVKYDTLNQLSDIDPLSSSDFEEIITVDYGWDARMNLQSKDKGETTQPDLAYQQRGEAADVADKQRHSLHVKESTNSHNCPEKHKRIKRIEKEYGISRSVLEEQFGKKLSDAAKDLGVARTTLKRMCRDNDIYRWPRCKSATDVCSVSESKPVKGVEKQSVNSSQEDLQPHATLTDQRKKPTAAFQSDNAMSVKVTCKDVTVKFPLSLSSGKIDLEAEIKKRLRIPIGSCSIKYEDEDNDWIAITCDSDLEYGIHTLRSLGRTTMKMLVEPLN
- the LOC107766339 gene encoding protein NLP7 isoform X4; protein product: MPEFSPHVRYYYMGEYPLRNFAMCLGVGSYWTVPVFEGSGDRCIGVLEYAFDANEGLDICSILDRFINNHRILKTMGLALIPSWLACPQEIQEVSEQELAKVKEVLEVTCKTHKLLFAQTWIPVLDSSRTEMLITSAPTKYCSEEITSLEFLAVSDLHHVRTGQGLVGKVFSSKGSCFCRDITQLSIDFYPLVPIARSARFTACFAIFVRLKNASRMVLEFFLPRDETLDGNPQSFLSKLLATIGEQLPSFSLDSGPSFFVEVIGTALVDGLDFFEISQPQPVIEPKGNKKVMHFDSLNQESADLGSSSSTDIAAHSMETTKDTPGIHGIAISQKILELENKEESVLLNSAHQQGVEEADAVDKERNFLNFKENEVSYTDSDIFATFIVDPEQNLQKNLSIIEASLDEELEYFDIGQHQLPLMVKYDTLNQLSDIDPLSSSDFEEIITVDYGWDARMNLQSKDKGETTQPDLAYQQRGEAADVADKQRHSLHVKESTNSHNCPEKHKRIKRIEKEYGISRSVLEEQFGKKLSDAAKDLGVARTTLKRMCRDNDIYRWPRCKSATDVCSVSESKPVKGVEKQSVNSSQEDLQPHATLTDQRKKPTAAFQSDNAMSVKVTCKDVTVKFPLSLSSGKIDLEAEIKKRLRIPIGSCSIKYEDEDNDWIAITCDSDLEYGIHTLRSLGRTTMKMLVEPLN